One Mesorhizobium loti genomic window carries:
- a CDS encoding cytochrome b561, translating into MNPTYTSAQKAIHWAVFLLVIGLYGLTYVADIFPRNDPGRALVWWFHISFGMLLFALVVIRVGLRLILGTPGLPGEMSELERWVAKVAHLVLYGLLVAIPVLGILVTWYRGDALSFFGLFTIPAPVSADSGTARTIRELHSLCANLILILAGLHAAAALWHHYVRRDDVLKRMLPGTSGP; encoded by the coding sequence ATGAATCCTACCTACACAAGCGCACAGAAGGCCATTCATTGGGCCGTGTTTCTGTTGGTTATCGGCCTTTACGGCCTGACTTATGTCGCGGATATCTTTCCACGCAACGACCCTGGCCGGGCGCTCGTCTGGTGGTTCCACATCTCGTTCGGGATGCTGCTGTTCGCGCTGGTCGTCATCCGCGTTGGCCTGCGCCTGATCTTGGGAACCCCGGGGCTGCCGGGGGAAATGTCGGAGCTGGAACGATGGGTGGCCAAGGTCGCGCATCTCGTGCTTTACGGGCTGCTTGTCGCCATTCCGGTCCTTGGCATCCTGGTGACCTGGTACAGGGGCGACGCCTTGAGTTTCTTCGGCCTCTTCACCATCCCGGCTCCGGTCTCCGCGGACAGCGGCACGGCCCGAACCATAAGGGAACTGCACAGCCTCTGCGCCAATCTGATCCTTATCCTTGCCGGTCTCCATGCGGCGGCTGCGCTCTGGCATCACTATGTCCGCAGGGACGACGTGCTCAAGCGTATGCTGCCGGGGACAAGCGGCCCCTGA
- a CDS encoding dihydrodipicolinate reductase, giving the protein MSETSATGKPASDMGLVVVGAAGRMGQALIRAIHTIPGARVIGAVERADSPYLGKDAGELAGIGIINVPISDDPLPVFAKADGVLDFTTPASSVEFAGYAAQARIVHVIGTTGCSADDNAKIAAAARHATIVKSGNMSLGVNLLAVLVEQAARALDADDFDIEILEMHHKHKVDAPSGTALLLGEAAAAGRGIALAGNDVRSRDGHTGVRKQGTIGFATLRGGSVVGDHSVILAGTGERITLSHHAEDRAIFARGAVKAALWARGKKPGLYSMRDVLGLS; this is encoded by the coding sequence ATGAGCGAGACATCGGCAACCGGCAAGCCGGCAAGCGATATGGGCCTTGTGGTGGTGGGTGCAGCCGGCCGCATGGGGCAGGCGCTGATCCGCGCCATCCATACCATTCCCGGCGCCCGCGTCATCGGCGCGGTCGAGCGTGCGGATTCGCCTTATCTGGGCAAGGATGCCGGCGAGCTGGCCGGCATCGGCATCATCAACGTGCCGATATCAGACGATCCGCTGCCGGTCTTCGCCAAGGCCGATGGCGTCCTCGATTTCACCACGCCGGCCTCGTCAGTCGAATTCGCCGGCTATGCGGCGCAGGCGCGCATCGTCCATGTCATCGGCACCACCGGCTGTTCGGCCGACGACAATGCCAAGATCGCGGCGGCGGCGCGCCACGCGACGATCGTCAAGTCGGGCAATATGAGCCTCGGCGTCAACCTGCTGGCGGTGCTGGTCGAACAGGCGGCGCGCGCGCTCGATGCCGACGATTTCGACATCGAGATCCTCGAAATGCACCACAAGCACAAGGTCGATGCGCCGTCGGGCACCGCATTGCTGCTAGGCGAGGCCGCCGCCGCCGGGCGCGGCATAGCGCTGGCCGGCAATGACGTGCGTTCACGCGACGGCCACACGGGCGTGCGAAAGCAAGGCACGATCGGCTTCGCCACGCTGCGCGGTGGTTCGGTCGTCGGCGATCACAGCGTGATCCTGGCCGGCACCGGCGAGCGCATCACTCTGTCCCACCATGCCGAGGACCGCGCCATCTTCGCCCGCGGCGCCGTCAAGGCGGCGCTTTGGGCACGCGGCAAGAAGCCAGGACTGTACTCGATGCGGGACGTGCTCGGGCTCAGCTGA
- a CDS encoding iron-sulfur cluster binding protein, translating into MRTSTSDAAKLRALIDAEAQRAGFDAIAVTSPDAIPLAPARLAEFVADGFHGSMDWIAETIARRSEPSTLWPEVRSIVVLAMNYGPDHDPRDLLAKRDRGAISVYAKNRDYHEVMKGRLKEIAGKIVARAGGDVKVFVDTAPVMEKPLAEAAGLGWQGKHTNLVSREHGSWLFLGTIFTTAELVPDRAEIDHCGSCRACLDACPTDAFPAPYRLDARRCISYLTIENKGPIPHEFREKIGNRIYGCDDCLAACPWNKFARAASEAKLAARDDLREPALAELLELDDAAFRSFFSGSPIKRVGRDRFVRNVLIAAGNSGEAALAVPVRALLGDASPLVRGAAIWALARLVPDAEYSERAEIGLNTEIDGAVREEWRLARPTRAHA; encoded by the coding sequence ATGCGGACCTCGACTTCTGACGCCGCAAAACTGCGCGCGCTGATCGACGCGGAGGCGCAGCGCGCCGGCTTCGATGCCATTGCCGTCACCTCTCCCGATGCCATCCCGCTGGCGCCGGCGCGGCTCGCCGAATTCGTCGCCGACGGCTTTCACGGCTCGATGGACTGGATCGCCGAGACGATTGCGCGCCGCAGCGAGCCTTCCACGCTGTGGCCTGAAGTGCGCTCGATCGTCGTTCTGGCGATGAATTACGGGCCGGACCATGATCCTCGCGACCTGCTGGCCAAGCGCGACCGGGGCGCGATCTCGGTCTACGCGAAAAACCGCGACTATCACGAGGTGATGAAGGGGCGGCTGAAGGAAATCGCCGGCAAGATCGTGGCGCGTGCCGGCGGCGACGTGAAAGTGTTTGTCGATACCGCTCCGGTCATGGAAAAGCCGCTGGCCGAAGCCGCGGGCCTCGGCTGGCAGGGAAAACACACCAATCTGGTCAGCCGCGAGCACGGCTCCTGGCTGTTCCTCGGCACCATCTTCACCACGGCCGAACTGGTCCCCGATCGCGCCGAGATCGACCATTGCGGCTCCTGCCGCGCCTGCCTCGACGCCTGCCCGACCGATGCTTTCCCGGCGCCCTACCGGCTCGATGCGCGGCGCTGCATTTCCTACCTCACCATCGAGAACAAGGGACCGATCCCGCATGAATTCCGCGAAAAGATCGGCAACCGCATCTATGGCTGCGACGATTGTCTGGCCGCCTGCCCGTGGAACAAATTCGCCCGGGCGGCATCCGAGGCAAAACTCGCCGCGCGCGACGATCTGCGCGAGCCGGCGCTCGCCGAGCTGCTCGAACTGGACGACGCGGCCTTCCGGTCGTTTTTCTCGGGTTCGCCAATAAAACGCGTCGGCCGCGACCGCTTCGTCCGCAACGTGCTGATCGCCGCCGGCAATTCCGGTGAGGCGGCGCTTGCCGTTCCTGTGCGTGCCTTGCTTGGAGATGCCTCGCCACTGGTGCGGGGCGCGGCAATATGGGCGCTGGCGCGGCTGGTGCCGGATGCCGAATATTCCGAGCGGGCTGAGATCGGCCTGAACACCGAGATTGACGGGGCCGTACGCGAGGAATGGCGTCTGGCGCGGCCAACCAGGGCACATGCATGA
- a CDS encoding undecaprenyl pyrophosphate phosphatase, with amino-acid sequence MESQTIVEALLLGLLEGLTEFIPVSSTGHILVAGHFLGFNSTGKAFEILIQLGAILAILSVYFRRLWQMLLDLPHDRLTRHFVIGILIAFLPAAIIGALAHDFIKTVLFESPRLICIMLIIGGVVLLAVDRMNLKPVYRDVERFPTRLYLQIGLFQCLSLIPGTSRSGSTIVGALLLGVDKRAAAEFSFFLAIPTMVGAFAFDLFKNRNVLTTADLPIIAIGFVAAFVTALIVVRYLLDYVSRNGYSLFGWWRLVVGGVGLVALMIWG; translated from the coding sequence ATGGAAAGCCAGACCATCGTCGAAGCCCTGCTGCTCGGCCTGCTGGAGGGGTTGACCGAGTTCATACCGGTGTCCTCGACCGGCCATATCCTGGTCGCCGGCCATTTCCTCGGCTTCAATTCCACCGGCAAGGCCTTCGAGATCCTGATCCAGCTCGGCGCCATCCTGGCGATCCTCAGCGTCTACTTCCGCCGCCTGTGGCAGATGCTGCTCGACCTGCCGCATGACCGGCTGACGCGGCATTTCGTCATCGGCATCCTCATCGCCTTCCTGCCGGCGGCGATCATCGGCGCGCTGGCGCATGATTTTATCAAGACGGTGCTGTTCGAATCGCCACGGCTGATCTGCATCATGCTGATCATCGGCGGCGTCGTGCTGCTGGCGGTCGACCGCATGAACCTGAAGCCCGTCTACCGCGACGTCGAGCGCTTCCCGACAAGGCTTTACCTGCAGATCGGCCTGTTTCAGTGCCTGTCGCTGATCCCCGGCACCTCGCGCTCCGGCTCGACCATTGTCGGCGCGCTGCTGCTGGGCGTCGACAAGCGCGCGGCGGCGGAATTTTCGTTCTTTCTCGCCATCCCGACCATGGTCGGCGCCTTTGCCTTCGACCTGTTCAAGAACCGCAACGTGCTGACCACGGCGGATTTGCCCATCATCGCCATCGGCTTCGTCGCCGCCTTCGTCACGGCGCTCATCGTCGTCCGCTACCTGCTCGATTACGTCTCGCGCAACGGCTACTCGCTGTTCGGCTGGTGGCGGCTGGTGGTGGGGGGTGTCGGGTTGGTGGCGCTGATGATTTGGGGGTGA
- a CDS encoding phosphoglyceromutase, which produces MSRTLVLVRHGQSEWNLKNLFTGWRDVDLTEQGHAEAKAAGQKLKARGLKFDIAFTSALTRAQKTCQHILDAVGQSDLKTIRDQALNERDYGDLSGLNKDDARKKWGEEQVHVWRRSYDVPPPGGESLKDTGARVWPYYLHDMQSHVLRGGTVLVAAHGNSLRALIMALDGKSGEEIVKLELGTGVPVIYQLNADSTVASKEVLEG; this is translated from the coding sequence ATGTCGAGAACCCTCGTGCTCGTGCGCCATGGCCAGAGCGAATGGAATTTGAAGAACCTGTTCACCGGCTGGCGCGACGTCGACCTGACCGAGCAGGGCCACGCCGAGGCCAAGGCCGCCGGCCAGAAGCTCAAGGCGCGTGGCCTGAAGTTCGACATCGCCTTCACCTCGGCGCTGACCCGGGCACAGAAGACCTGCCAGCACATTCTCGACGCGGTCGGCCAGAGCGACCTGAAGACCATCCGCGACCAGGCGCTCAACGAGCGTGACTATGGCGACCTCTCCGGCCTCAACAAGGACGATGCCCGCAAGAAGTGGGGCGAGGAGCAGGTGCATGTCTGGCGCCGCTCCTATGACGTGCCGCCACCCGGCGGCGAAAGCCTGAAGGACACCGGCGCGCGCGTCTGGCCCTATTATCTGCACGACATGCAGTCGCACGTGCTGCGCGGCGGCACCGTGCTGGTCGCCGCCCACGGCAATTCGTTGCGCGCGCTGATCATGGCGCTGGACGGCAAGTCGGGCGAGGAGATCGTCAAGCTGGAACTCGGCACCGGCGTGCCGGTCATCTACCAGCTCAACGCCGATTCGACCGTGGCGTCGAAGGAAGTGCTGGAGGGTTAA
- a CDS encoding glutathione S-transferase, with amino-acid sequence MLTLFHHPMFATCRFVRLAFGEYGEELALIEEKPWTRRKEFLALNPAGTLPILLAEGDVPIVGATVISEYLDETRGVLKRDKRLFAEDPMQRAEIRRLIDWYLNKAESEVTRHLVRERVLKPIMPETAGGGSPDSGAIRAARANIRQHMKYTNWLAGTRHWLAGGRVTYADLAAAATLSVLDYLGEIDWREHTAAREWYTRVKSRPSFRPLLTDRVRGLSPVSHYADLDF; translated from the coding sequence ATGCTGACGCTTTTCCATCATCCCATGTTCGCCACCTGCCGCTTCGTCCGCCTTGCTTTCGGCGAGTATGGCGAGGAGCTGGCGCTGATCGAGGAAAAGCCGTGGACGCGGCGCAAGGAGTTTTTGGCGCTGAACCCGGCCGGCACGCTGCCGATCCTGCTCGCCGAAGGCGATGTGCCGATCGTCGGCGCGACGGTTATCTCGGAATATCTCGACGAGACGCGCGGTGTCTTGAAGCGCGACAAGCGGCTGTTCGCCGAGGACCCGATGCAGCGCGCCGAAATCCGCCGGCTGATCGACTGGTATCTCAACAAGGCCGAAAGCGAAGTCACTCGCCATCTGGTGCGCGAACGCGTGCTGAAGCCGATCATGCCGGAAACGGCGGGCGGCGGTTCGCCCGATTCGGGCGCCATCCGTGCCGCACGCGCCAACATCCGCCAGCACATGAAATACACCAACTGGCTGGCAGGCACCCGCCATTGGCTGGCAGGCGGCAGGGTCACCTATGCCGATCTCGCTGCCGCCGCGACCCTGTCGGTGCTCGATTATCTCGGCGAGATCGACTGGCGCGAACACACTGCTGCGCGCGAATGGTACACGCGGGTGAAGTCGCGCCCCTCCTTCCGGCCGCTCCTGACCGACCGCGTGCGCGGCCTGTCGCCGGTGTCGCATTATGCGGACCTCGACTTCTGA
- a CDS encoding two-component system, regulatory protein, with translation MKILLAEDEPRIASDIAAVLKAAGMAVDTVRDGEAAWFAGDVENYDAAILDLGLPKLDGLTVLKRWRANTRRFPVLILTARGLWTERVEGINAGADDYLPKPFEMDELLARLRAILRRSTGQAAPVLKSGPLVLDTRQMRLSLRGVPVALSPLEYRLMAFLMHHAGRVVAPTELAEHLYDSGNDRDPNTIEVIVARLRRKLGNDVIETRRGFGYFVPDEPS, from the coding sequence ATGAAGATACTCCTTGCCGAAGACGAGCCGCGCATCGCGAGCGACATCGCGGCGGTGCTCAAGGCCGCGGGGATGGCCGTCGATACCGTGCGCGACGGAGAGGCCGCGTGGTTCGCGGGTGACGTCGAGAACTACGACGCGGCGATCCTGGATCTCGGATTGCCGAAGCTCGACGGCCTGACGGTGCTGAAGCGCTGGCGGGCCAACACACGCCGCTTTCCCGTCCTGATCCTGACGGCACGGGGCCTTTGGACTGAGCGCGTCGAAGGCATCAATGCGGGCGCCGACGATTACCTGCCTAAGCCGTTCGAAATGGACGAGCTGCTGGCGCGGCTGCGCGCGATCCTTCGCCGTTCGACGGGCCAGGCGGCACCGGTGCTGAAATCCGGACCGCTGGTCCTCGATACGCGCCAGATGCGCCTTTCGCTGCGCGGCGTTCCCGTCGCACTGTCACCGCTGGAATACCGGCTGATGGCGTTCCTGATGCATCATGCCGGGCGCGTGGTCGCGCCGACAGAACTCGCCGAGCATCTCTACGATTCCGGCAATGATCGCGATCCGAACACAATCGAGGTCATTGTCGCGCGCCTGCGCCGCAAGCTCGGCAACGACGTCATCGAGACTCGACGCGGGTTCGGATATTTCGTACCCGACGAGCCGTCCTGA
- a CDS encoding ABC transporter, translating to MTLQAPKQKVQPGEVTAVLRRILAENGDEYRWTYVVAVSCLLIVSGTTAFTAWIMAPMINQIFYERRGDMIVWICAGFMGASLLRGFAGYGQAVALAKIGNNLVARYQKRSFDHLMKLGVNFFNDTRSGRLAAQVNENVGGVRDLLSLTLTSISRDAVTLIALVGVMIYQDPVLSLSSLLIGPPLIWAVVYITRRLRRINRESVLINSRLNGSVQEATQGIAIVKAFTLEDELARRIGIMADTAEQRNNKIARVAERLSPISEILGGLAITSVLAYSGYRALVLGQPPGAVFSFITALIMAYDPARRLARTQVGMERALVNARMIYELLDLEPKQGDAPDAVEARITTGEVRFNNVTFGYSADMPVLRDLSFTAAAGKVTAIVGASGAGKSTMVALLQRFYDVDQGSIEVDGQDISKVTKQSLRQSIAYVAQAPYLFEGTIRDNIRYGRLSATDAEIEQAAKQAAADEFIRQQPQGYDTPVGEGGSTLSGGQRQRVSIARAIVRQAPILLLDEATSALDNEAEARVQEALSHVMQGRTTIVIAHRLSTVVNADHIIVLEEGRLVEEGTHATLMADPDSIYARFHRIQGVKGLGLVDDSVPIQTSSKDFETRNIARSTA from the coding sequence TTGACACTTCAAGCCCCCAAACAAAAAGTCCAGCCCGGCGAGGTCACAGCGGTGCTCCGCCGCATCCTCGCTGAAAACGGCGATGAATATCGCTGGACCTATGTCGTTGCCGTCTCTTGCTTGCTGATTGTTTCCGGCACCACCGCCTTCACGGCGTGGATCATGGCGCCGATGATCAACCAGATATTCTACGAACGGCGTGGCGATATGATCGTCTGGATCTGCGCCGGTTTCATGGGGGCCTCCCTGCTGCGCGGCTTCGCCGGCTACGGCCAGGCGGTCGCGTTGGCCAAGATCGGCAACAATCTGGTCGCGCGCTACCAGAAGCGCAGCTTCGACCATCTGATGAAGCTCGGCGTCAACTTCTTCAACGATACACGTTCCGGTCGGCTGGCGGCGCAGGTCAACGAGAATGTCGGCGGCGTCCGCGATCTGCTGTCGCTGACACTGACCTCAATCAGCCGCGACGCGGTCACGCTGATCGCCCTCGTCGGCGTCATGATCTACCAGGATCCGGTGTTGTCGCTCAGCTCGCTGCTGATCGGGCCGCCGCTGATCTGGGCCGTCGTCTACATCACCCGCCGACTGCGGCGTATCAACCGGGAATCCGTGCTGATCAATTCGCGGCTGAACGGGTCCGTGCAGGAGGCCACGCAAGGCATCGCCATCGTCAAGGCCTTCACCCTGGAGGACGAGCTGGCGCGCCGCATCGGCATCATGGCCGATACGGCCGAGCAGCGTAACAACAAGATCGCCCGCGTCGCGGAGCGGCTGTCGCCGATTTCCGAGATTCTGGGCGGTCTCGCCATTACCTCCGTGCTTGCCTATTCCGGCTACCGGGCGCTGGTGCTTGGACAACCACCGGGCGCGGTGTTTTCCTTCATCACCGCGCTGATCATGGCCTACGACCCGGCAAGACGCTTGGCGCGCACGCAGGTCGGAATGGAACGTGCCCTGGTCAACGCGCGCATGATCTACGAGTTGCTCGACCTGGAGCCGAAACAGGGCGACGCGCCCGATGCCGTCGAGGCCAGGATCACCACCGGCGAGGTGCGCTTCAACAATGTGACGTTCGGCTACAGCGCCGACATGCCGGTGTTGAGGGACCTGAGCTTTACCGCCGCGGCCGGCAAGGTCACCGCCATCGTCGGCGCTTCGGGCGCCGGCAAGTCGACGATGGTGGCGCTCTTGCAGCGCTTCTACGACGTCGACCAGGGCAGCATCGAGGTCGATGGCCAGGACATCTCGAAGGTGACCAAGCAGTCGCTGCGCCAGTCGATCGCCTATGTGGCGCAGGCGCCCTATCTGTTCGAGGGCACGATCCGCGACAACATCCGCTACGGCCGGCTGTCGGCCACGGACGCCGAGATCGAGCAGGCGGCGAAACAGGCGGCAGCCGACGAGTTCATCCGCCAGCAGCCGCAAGGTTACGACACGCCGGTCGGCGAAGGCGGCTCGACGCTTTCCGGCGGCCAGCGCCAGCGCGTCTCGATCGCCCGCGCCATCGTGCGCCAGGCGCCGATCCTGCTGCTCGACGAGGCGACCTCGGCGCTCGACAACGAGGCGGAGGCGCGCGTCCAGGAGGCGCTGAGCCATGTCATGCAAGGCCGCACGACGATCGTCATCGCGCATCGGCTGTCGACGGTGGTCAATGCCGACCACATCATCGTGCTGGAAGAGGGACGGTTGGTCGAGGAAGGCACCCATGCGACGCTGATGGCCGACCCGGACAGCATCTATGCCCGCTTCCACCGCATACAGGGCGTCAAGGGTCTGGGGCTTGTCGACGACAGCGTACCGATCCAGACTTCGTCCAAGGACTTTGAGACGCGGAACATCGCCCGGAGTACGGCATGA
- a CDS encoding NAD dependent epimerase/dehydratase family protein yields the protein MSEKQILIFGAGYSGKAFARANPGAATIFGTTRSEEKFATLRQAGIAPLLFDGALTGEIGEALEKTTHLVISVAPEEAGDPVLNATQEAIAGMPALEWIGYLSTVGVYGDYGGAWVNEKTTCRPVSKRSVMRVEAEQQWLKLGKDIGRPVAILRLSGIYGPGRNALVNLENGTARRLVKPDQVFNRIHCDDIAGALWQLIEGNTGGIFNITDDEPAPPQDVVAYAASLMGVEPPPEIPFETAQLSPMARSFYGENKRVANAAIKAAGYRFRFPDYRAAFDHMWASGGWRDGEPRSPMKR from the coding sequence ATGAGCGAAAAGCAGATCTTGATCTTCGGCGCCGGCTATTCCGGCAAGGCTTTTGCCCGCGCCAATCCGGGCGCCGCCACGATCTTCGGCACGACTCGTTCCGAGGAAAAATTCGCAACGCTGCGCCAGGCCGGCATCGCGCCCCTGCTGTTCGATGGTGCGCTGACCGGTGAAATCGGCGAAGCGCTGGAAAAAACGACGCATCTGGTGATTTCGGTCGCTCCGGAAGAGGCCGGCGATCCTGTCTTGAATGCCACTCAGGAGGCAATCGCAGGGATGCCGGCACTGGAATGGATCGGCTATCTCTCAACCGTCGGCGTCTATGGCGACTATGGCGGCGCCTGGGTCAACGAAAAGACCACGTGCCGACCGGTGTCGAAACGCTCAGTCATGCGGGTTGAGGCCGAGCAGCAGTGGCTGAAGCTCGGCAAGGATATCGGCAGGCCGGTTGCGATCCTGCGCCTGTCCGGCATCTATGGCCCCGGCCGCAATGCGCTGGTCAATCTGGAAAACGGCACCGCAAGGCGGCTGGTCAAGCCGGACCAGGTGTTCAACCGCATTCATTGCGACGACATTGCCGGGGCGCTCTGGCAGCTTATCGAGGGCAACACAGGCGGCATCTTCAACATCACGGACGACGAGCCGGCGCCGCCGCAGGATGTCGTCGCCTATGCAGCGTCTCTGATGGGCGTCGAGCCGCCGCCGGAAATTCCTTTCGAGACCGCCCAACTTTCGCCCATGGCGCGGTCCTTCTATGGCGAGAACAAGCGTGTCGCCAATGCGGCGATCAAGGCGGCGGGCTATCGCTTTCGCTTTCCAGACTACCGCGCCGCTTTCGACCATATGTGGGCAAGCGGCGGCTGGCGCGACGGCGAGCCACGCAGCCCGATGAAGCGCTGA
- a CDS encoding penicillin-insensitive murein endopeptidase, whose amino-acid sequence MRLGKKSLLAAVLGLLGLAVQPAFSEERAKDLFGAEKLPTATAAQSIGFYSKGCFAGGVAIPMDGPTWEVMRPSRNRRWGHPAMIALIEKLSRDAAADGWPGLLIGDISQPRGGPMMTGHASHQIGLDADVWLTPMPSRPLSMAQRESMSATLMVDEKTHLVKDALWKPQHTALLKRAASYPEVERILVNPGIKKKLCDTVKGDRTWLRKIRPFWGHDYHFHMRIGCQPGSPNCKAQETTPDDDGCGKPLAWWFTEEPWRPNKNPDAPKARDVMTMANLPKECRAVLEAPGPESAEAATYHGGAVPVAVAAPEPEAPPQPASTASGGGDLPGAANAFAATPRMGAPVPRPRPPAN is encoded by the coding sequence ATGCGGCTCGGCAAGAAATCACTGCTGGCAGCGGTGCTCGGTTTGCTTGGCCTCGCCGTCCAGCCGGCATTCTCCGAGGAACGGGCGAAAGACCTGTTCGGTGCCGAGAAACTGCCGACCGCGACCGCTGCGCAGTCGATCGGCTTCTATTCCAAGGGCTGTTTTGCCGGCGGCGTCGCCATTCCCATGGATGGTCCGACCTGGGAGGTGATGCGGCCGTCGCGCAACCGCCGCTGGGGCCATCCGGCGATGATTGCCCTGATCGAGAAACTGTCGCGCGATGCAGCCGCCGATGGCTGGCCCGGTCTCTTGATCGGCGACATTTCGCAGCCGCGCGGCGGCCCGATGATGACCGGCCACGCCTCGCACCAGATCGGGCTCGACGCTGACGTCTGGCTGACGCCGATGCCTAGCCGCCCGCTGTCGATGGCGCAGCGCGAATCGATGAGCGCCACCTTGATGGTCGACGAGAAGACGCATCTGGTGAAGGATGCGCTGTGGAAGCCGCAGCACACGGCGCTTCTGAAGCGGGCTGCGAGCTATCCCGAGGTCGAACGCATCCTGGTCAATCCCGGCATCAAGAAAAAGCTCTGCGACACGGTCAAGGGCGACCGCACCTGGCTGCGCAAGATCCGGCCGTTCTGGGGCCACGACTATCATTTCCACATGCGCATCGGCTGCCAGCCGGGTTCGCCCAACTGCAAGGCGCAGGAGACGACGCCCGATGATGACGGCTGCGGCAAGCCGCTCGCTTGGTGGTTCACCGAAGAACCGTGGCGGCCCAACAAAAACCCGGATGCGCCGAAGGCGCGCGACGTGATGACCATGGCCAACCTGCCCAAGGAATGTCGCGCCGTGCTCGAAGCGCCGGGGCCAGAGTCAGCCGAGGCGGCGACCTATCATGGCGGCGCCGTGCCGGTCGCGGTCGCCGCACCCGAACCGGAAGCGCCGCCGCAGCCGGCCAGCACCGCCAGTGGCGGCGGCGATTTGCCAGGCGCGGCAAATGCCTTCGCGGCGACGCCCAGAATGGGCGCGCCGGTTCCCCGTCCTCGGCCGCCTGCGAACTGA
- a CDS encoding endonuclease codes for MAERPSANRQKAYRRGHRGEWLAAAALMLKGYRILARRHRTRFGEIDLIARRGDLVLFVEVKARRTLMEAMEAIGHESERRIEAAADIWLSRQPDYGRLSMRFDMVAVLPWRWPVHVENAFYGRN; via the coding sequence GTGGCTGAGCGCCCGAGCGCCAACCGCCAGAAAGCCTATCGGCGCGGCCATCGCGGCGAATGGCTGGCGGCTGCCGCGCTGATGCTCAAGGGCTACCGCATCCTCGCGCGACGCCATCGCACCCGTTTCGGCGAGATCGACCTGATCGCGAGGCGCGGCGACCTCGTTCTGTTCGTCGAGGTCAAGGCGCGCCGCACGCTGATGGAAGCCATGGAAGCGATCGGCCACGAATCCGAGCGCCGCATCGAGGCGGCCGCCGACATCTGGCTGTCGCGCCAGCCCGACTACGGCAGGCTGTCGATGCGTTTCGACATGGTCGCGGTGCTGCCCTGGCGCTGGCCGGTGCATGTCGAGAACGCGTTTTATGGACGGAATTAG
- a CDS encoding glucokinase: MSLRFPILIGDIGGTNARFSIVLDANSEAGEPTIVQTANYNTIDEAIQAAVLDRSSVRPNSAVLAVAGPVDGDEIELTNCPWVVKPRQMFANLGLSDIVVLNDFEAQALAVVALGEEHMEKIGGGTPEPNAGRVVLGPGTGLGVAGLVYALRHWIPVPGEGGHMDIGPRSPRDFEVFPHIEKLEGRISGEQILCGRGLVNVYRAVAKADGKPSPFTTPAEITGAALAKTDPVAEEALETFVTCLGRTAGDLALVFMSRGGVFLTGGIAQKIVPALKEGNFRAAFEDKAPHSALMRTMPVYVITHPLAALLGLAAYARNPSLFGVQTAGRRWQA, from the coding sequence ATGTCGTTGCGGTTTCCGATCCTGATCGGCGACATTGGCGGCACCAATGCGCGCTTTTCGATCGTGCTCGACGCCAATTCCGAGGCCGGCGAGCCAACCATCGTCCAGACCGCCAATTACAACACCATCGACGAGGCGATCCAGGCGGCGGTGCTCGACCGCTCGTCGGTCCGCCCCAATTCGGCGGTGCTGGCGGTGGCCGGCCCGGTCGACGGCGACGAGATCGAGCTCACCAACTGCCCGTGGGTCGTCAAGCCCAGGCAGATGTTCGCCAATCTCGGCCTGAGCGACATTGTCGTGCTCAACGATTTCGAGGCGCAGGCCCTGGCCGTCGTCGCGCTCGGTGAAGAGCATATGGAAAAGATCGGCGGCGGCACGCCGGAGCCGAATGCCGGCCGTGTCGTGCTCGGGCCGGGAACCGGGCTCGGCGTCGCCGGGCTGGTCTATGCGCTGCGCCACTGGATTCCGGTGCCCGGCGAAGGCGGCCATATGGACATCGGCCCGCGCTCACCGCGCGATTTCGAGGTGTTTCCGCACATCGAGAAGCTAGAGGGCCGCATTTCCGGCGAGCAGATCCTGTGCGGGCGCGGCCTCGTCAACGTCTACCGCGCGGTGGCCAAGGCCGACGGCAAGCCGTCGCCCTTCACCACGCCGGCCGAGATCACCGGCGCGGCCCTGGCCAAGACCGATCCGGTGGCTGAGGAAGCGCTGGAAACCTTCGTCACTTGCCTCGGGCGCACGGCAGGCGATCTTGCCCTGGTGTTCATGAGCCGCGGCGGCGTGTTTTTGACCGGCGGCATCGCGCAAAAGATCGTGCCGGCGCTGAAGGAAGGCAATTTCCGCGCCGCCTTCGAGGACAAGGCGCCGCACAGCGCGCTGATGCGCACCATGCCCGTCTATGTCATCACTCACCCGCTAGCAGCACTTCTCGGCCTTGCCGCCTATGCCCGAAACCCGTCGCTGTTCGGCGTCCAGACGGCGGGCCGGCGCTGGCAGGCCTAG